The genome window ATTCGAAAAAGCACACTTCCTGCAGAACCGACTCAATCATCGCAGAAAATCTACAATAGTACGCGATATGTGTTTGGTCAGTATTAAACAgtgttttattttaccttcgtactttaaaatttttatgtgaTGTTTTACGATTTCTACCAATCGAGTGCTTggattagaatttttcttggCGAATTTTCCATCGGCCAGATCATTTAACTGAGATACAACGACATCAAGCTGTCCACAGGCATGTGTTGCAAAAAGAGCAGCCAAAGCACAACACCCAACTGTCACAGAGTTGAATACAAATGTGCACATGCATTGGAGAACGTACACAATTTCGTAGATGGGGCTTTTTTGAGCATCAAAAAATCCACTATATGTAGGGTATACTAACACCCTGATTGTACGATTATTTTCCTTCAGGCTCATTCCCATTGCATATTGCATGATTGTAATGTAGCACACGAGTGCGGTATACATGAATGCGGCACTGTATATGGTGAGATCTCGTCCGATTTTTCCGTATTTTAGCATTAACAGGCGATTTTTTGGGAATTCTACCTGCCAAATGATTATTGCATTTTTGtacaaacaatattttaagtGGATGGTTCAGGGGAGGAGTGATGTAAGtgataaaattttgatttgtGCAAACTATGaataaagatacattttaatacagaaatcAGTATGTTTCCAAATAGTAAAATACTTTACCAAACATGCAGTgactacaaaaaatattctgcaCATCGCtttatttactataatattctatttacatattagttaactataataaatttgatactgtgcaaatgaaatatacatacagaTTCCGATAAGAAGTGCTTCGTACTACAcgctaataatttataaaataatataacgtaagTAAAGctttatgtaaatattgttTGTAGCCATTGTCCTGATAACGTACTTAGAgttaataaagtattttttaaataaatttgttaactAGGTATCATTTCTTTCTATAGATATttgacttttattttaatacaaaatgtacTTATATTTGCCGGTCATGAGTCTTAGTAAATTTGTGTATGAAAGGAGCCCTATATTTcgtgaaaattatatacttcccatgctatttttattttacagctatttcataaatttctgttttacaattttatattttacagacCCTATTTTACTCACATCGTATGTTCCTTATGGGACATGTTAATGTGAACCattaaatatagtaaaatttgttagaattttttaacaagtgTGCAACAAATGGGTATCCTAATAACTATAACCAATagaatttttcacttttccaCTAAGTATTTCACATATATTAGTTTGACTGACCTGCTTCCAATCTGCCTGTATCTCTTTGATGCAGTATTCAATGTTTGGTTTGCGCAGTATCAGAGCCCAATATTTCATCAAGTTGGTTGAAGAATAGCAAGCCAATCCTAAGAGCCTTAGTCTTAGTAAAggatctttttcttctaatatAATGTGTAGCACACACTGCACTACGCTGAAGAACGACACGAAATTACTGAGTCCAATCACAATTTTTGGTACAAATTTGCCAATGCCATCTAGTACAGCGGGCCACATTCCGATGGAATTTAGAACCCATTTGTTATGTTTCGTCACGTAAATGATATCTTCCTCGTATTTTGGATTCCGCGGTTGATCGGGCCGATATCGGACGGAGAGGTGCATATTCATGGCCAGGTGGAAAACGACTGTTTACGATAGTTCAGGTGCATCGATTGTAAGGACATTGAGCTTGCGCTCATGATATCGCGTGCGTGCATTTCTCGTAGTACTTCATAATCGATTATTACTCATGAATGTAGAGAACGTCTGCAATTGTGGAAATAGATGGTAGCGTTACCAGCTATAGAATCTAACTTTCTGTTTAGACATAAGTGGAACAGTTTAGACTATAAGTGCACGACGATTAGCAGCTGTCAGTGTTATGAAAACACAATATCATGTGCGTGATATGTATGTCatgtaaaataaca of Bombus pascuorum chromosome 6, iyBomPasc1.1, whole genome shotgun sequence contains these proteins:
- the LOC132908444 gene encoding odorant receptor 83a-like; amino-acid sequence: MNMHLSVRYRPDQPRNPKYEEDIIYVTKHNKWVLNSIGMWPAVLDGIGKFVPKIVIGLSNFVSFFSVVQCVLHIILEEKDPLLRLRLLGLACYSSTNLMKYWALILRKPNIEYCIKEIQADWKQVEFPKNRLLMLKYGKIGRDLTIYSAAFMYTALVCYITIMQYAMGMSLKENNRTIRVLVYPTYSGFFDAQKSPIYEIVYVLQCMCTFVFNSVTVGCCALAALFATHACGQLDVVVSQLNDLADGKFAKKNSNPSTRLVEIVKHHIKILKFSAMIESVLQEVCFFEFVGSTFVICLLEYYCITDWQQNNKIGLTTYSMLLVSLTFNMFLLCYIGNLLLEKSTDIGISCYMIDWYRLPVKTVQDLMLIIAMSNTPVKISAGRMFLLSLPTFGNILKTSFAYLNFIRNTLM